In one window of Halococcus saccharolyticus DSM 5350 DNA:
- a CDS encoding peroxiredoxin: protein MLEPGTQAPSFELSDENGEPVKLSDFAGQHRVVYFYPKAGTEGCRIEARSFRDSWQAFEDQDVQVFGISTDSVEDIHEFKQTNDIPFPLLSDIDGEVAAAYESYETSDDDGTTNTTASRNTYLVDPSGEIEAAFEDVSPDGHAAEVLDAITDS from the coding sequence ATGTTGGAGCCAGGCACACAAGCCCCCAGTTTCGAACTCTCCGACGAGAACGGCGAGCCAGTGAAGCTGTCGGACTTCGCGGGACAGCACCGCGTCGTGTACTTCTACCCCAAAGCCGGGACAGAGGGCTGCCGGATCGAAGCCAGGAGCTTCAGGGACTCGTGGCAGGCGTTTGAGGATCAGGACGTGCAGGTGTTCGGTATCTCGACGGACTCGGTAGAGGACATCCACGAATTCAAACAGACGAACGACATCCCGTTCCCGCTGTTGAGCGATATCGACGGGGAGGTCGCAGCGGCCTACGAAAGCTACGAGACGAGCGACGACGATGGAACGACGAACACGACCGCGTCCCGCAACACCTACCTCGTCGATCCGAGTGGCGAAATCGAGGCTGCGTTTGAGGACGTCTCC